The following proteins are encoded in a genomic region of Burkholderia cepacia:
- a CDS encoding NCS1 family nucleobase:cation symporter-1 encodes MEGDNGVQLEATHRAGIMLGADDASHRTDSATRDPALSPRLHNPDLAPTKAEGRTWGRYSIFALWTNDVHNIANYSFAIGLFALGLSGWQMLASLAIGAVLVYCFMNLTGYMGQKTGVPFPVISRMSFGIYGALLPAMIRAVIAIAWFGIQTYLASVVLRVLLTAIWPGLAAFDQNVIFGLSTLGWITFIAIWLVQIGILTYGMEMVRKYEGLAGPVILVTTLSLAAWMYSRTGGHLAMSIGKPMTGLKMWTEIFAGGSLWLAIYGTLVLNFCDFARSSPSTKTVRVGNFWGLPVNILVFATISFVLAGAQFKLNGHIIHSPTEIIATVPNKLFLVLGCLAFLIVTVAVNIMANFVAPAFVLTSLAPQRLSFRRAGLISATIAVLILPWNLYNSPIVIVYFLSGLGALLGPLYGIITVDYWLVRKQRVNVPDLYTEAPTGAYFYTRGVNRKALAALVPSALISITLAVVPAFSAMTPFSWLLGAAIAGSVYWLLADRKRQYEERSGEHIAVACAQH; translated from the coding sequence ATGGAAGGAGACAACGGCGTGCAACTGGAAGCCACCCACCGCGCGGGCATCATGCTCGGCGCGGACGACGCATCGCATCGAACCGATTCGGCCACGCGCGACCCCGCGCTGAGCCCGCGGCTGCACAATCCCGATCTCGCGCCGACCAAGGCCGAGGGCCGGACCTGGGGCCGCTACAGCATCTTTGCGCTGTGGACCAACGACGTGCACAACATCGCGAACTACTCGTTCGCGATCGGGCTGTTCGCGCTCGGCCTGTCGGGCTGGCAGATGCTCGCGTCGCTCGCGATCGGCGCGGTGCTCGTGTACTGCTTCATGAACCTCACCGGCTACATGGGCCAGAAGACCGGCGTGCCATTCCCGGTGATCAGCCGGATGAGCTTCGGCATCTACGGCGCGCTGCTGCCCGCGATGATCCGCGCGGTAATCGCGATCGCATGGTTCGGCATCCAGACCTATCTCGCCTCCGTCGTGCTGCGCGTCCTGCTCACGGCGATCTGGCCCGGCCTCGCCGCGTTCGACCAGAATGTGATCTTCGGGCTGTCGACGCTCGGGTGGATCACGTTCATCGCGATCTGGCTCGTGCAGATCGGCATCCTCACGTACGGGATGGAGATGGTCCGAAAGTACGAGGGGCTCGCTGGCCCGGTGATCCTCGTCACGACGCTGTCGCTTGCCGCGTGGATGTATAGCCGCACGGGCGGCCATCTCGCGATGTCGATCGGCAAGCCGATGACGGGCCTGAAGATGTGGACGGAGATCTTCGCGGGCGGCTCGCTGTGGCTCGCGATCTACGGCACGCTGGTGCTCAACTTCTGCGATTTCGCCCGTTCGTCGCCGAGCACGAAGACGGTGCGCGTCGGCAACTTCTGGGGCCTGCCGGTCAACATCCTCGTGTTCGCGACGATCAGCTTCGTGCTCGCGGGCGCGCAGTTCAAGCTGAACGGCCACATCATCCACAGCCCGACGGAAATCATCGCGACGGTGCCGAACAAGCTGTTCCTCGTGCTCGGCTGCCTCGCCTTCCTGATCGTGACGGTCGCCGTGAACATCATGGCGAACTTCGTCGCACCGGCCTTCGTGCTGACGAGCCTCGCGCCGCAGCGCCTGTCGTTCCGCCGCGCGGGCCTGATCAGCGCGACGATCGCCGTGCTGATCCTGCCGTGGAACCTGTACAACAGCCCGATCGTGATCGTCTACTTCCTGTCCGGCCTCGGCGCGCTGCTCGGCCCGCTGTACGGGATCATCACGGTCGACTACTGGCTCGTGCGCAAGCAGCGCGTGAACGTGCCCGATCTCTATACCGAAGCGCCGACCGGCGCCTACTTCTACACGCGCGGCGTGAACCGCAAGGCGCTCGCGGCGCTCGTGCCGTCCGCGCTGATCTCGATCACGCTCGCCGTCGTGCCGGCCTTCAGCGCGATGACGCCGTTCTCCTGGCTGCTCGGCGCGGCCATCGCGGGCAGCGTGTACTGGCTGCTGGCCGATCGCAAACGGCAATACGAAGAGCGCTCGGGCGAACACATCGCGGTCGCCTGCGCGCAACACTGA
- a CDS encoding aspartate/glutamate racemase family protein: MRILVVNVNTTESITDAIAAQAQAAASPGTEIVGLTPRFGAESVEGNFESYLAAIAVMDRVLNYDEPYDAVIQAGYGEHGREGLQELLTVPVVDITEAAASIAMLLGHRYSVVTTLDRTVPLIEDRLKLAGLDARCASVRASGLAVLELEENPARAIESIVGQAQRAVKDDHAEVICLGCGGMAGLDRQIEECTGVPVVDGVSAAVALAESLVRLKLKTSKVRTYAPPRPKRIVGWPGTFAK, translated from the coding sequence ATGAGGATCCTGGTAGTCAACGTCAACACGACCGAGTCGATCACCGACGCGATCGCCGCGCAGGCGCAGGCCGCCGCGTCGCCGGGCACGGAGATCGTCGGGCTGACGCCGCGCTTCGGTGCGGAGTCGGTCGAAGGCAACTTCGAGAGCTATCTTGCGGCGATCGCCGTGATGGATCGCGTGTTGAACTACGACGAACCGTACGACGCGGTGATCCAGGCCGGCTACGGCGAACACGGCCGCGAAGGGCTGCAGGAACTGCTGACGGTGCCCGTCGTCGACATCACCGAAGCAGCCGCGAGCATCGCGATGCTGCTCGGCCATCGCTACTCGGTCGTCACGACACTCGACCGGACGGTGCCGCTGATCGAGGATCGCCTGAAGCTCGCCGGGCTCGATGCGCGCTGCGCGTCGGTGCGTGCCAGCGGCCTCGCGGTGCTCGAGCTCGAAGAGAACCCGGCCCGCGCGATCGAGTCGATCGTCGGCCAGGCGCAGCGCGCGGTGAAGGACGATCACGCGGAAGTGATCTGCCTCGGCTGCGGCGGGATGGCCGGCCTCGACCGGCAGATCGAGGAATGCACGGGCGTACCGGTCGTCGACGGCGTGTCGGCCGCGGTCGCGCTCGCCGAGTCGCTGGTGCGCCTGAAGCTGAAGACGTCGAAGGTCCGCACGTACGCCCCACCGCGCCCGAAGCGGATCGTCGGCTGGCCGGGAACCTTCGCAAAATGA
- a CDS encoding LysR family transcriptional regulator, producing MRDPLDPAALPRDAADATGALDVLDARLMRILLVLLTERTVSRAAVRLNMSQPATSAALKRLRTLLGDPLLVRSRYGMVPTEFGARLIEPLRNALRVIDFIRMQQPTFDARTSVRTYRIGCPDYLNVLFVPKLVALFRERAPNAQLVFHPLGDGFDDERALADGELDVVIDNRPARQSRFRQDDLFDDRVVCLMRATHPLARRGAMTAADFAAVPQLCPTPSWLEASGAIDRQLERVGLQRHIVVTLPHFELAAHALVRTDMILTTTYRLARHYAKLLPLAAIALPTEPPDIVYRMTWNESGACVDGVRWLRGLIAEATRAWLDAEAMLPAVAAVAAVAVSTDADALTTAPAVSDTPEPTRRTRRKQATHCRASHPARVAHAARIHRIATKPH from the coding sequence ATGCGGGACCCGCTAGACCCGGCCGCCCTGCCGCGCGACGCGGCCGACGCCACGGGCGCGCTCGACGTGCTCGATGCGCGGCTGATGCGCATCCTGCTCGTGCTGCTGACCGAGCGCACCGTGTCGCGTGCGGCCGTGCGCCTGAACATGTCGCAGCCGGCGACGAGCGCCGCGCTCAAGCGGCTGCGCACGCTGCTCGGCGATCCGCTGCTGGTGCGCAGCCGCTACGGGATGGTGCCGACCGAGTTCGGCGCGCGGCTGATCGAACCGCTGCGCAACGCGCTGCGCGTGATCGACTTCATCCGCATGCAGCAGCCGACGTTCGACGCGCGCACGTCGGTGCGCACTTACCGGATCGGCTGCCCCGACTACCTGAACGTGCTGTTCGTGCCGAAGCTCGTCGCACTGTTCCGAGAACGTGCGCCGAATGCCCAGCTCGTGTTCCACCCGCTCGGCGACGGCTTCGACGACGAGCGCGCGCTGGCCGACGGCGAGCTCGACGTCGTGATCGACAACCGTCCCGCACGCCAGTCGCGCTTCCGGCAGGACGACCTGTTCGACGACCGCGTCGTGTGCCTGATGCGCGCGACGCATCCGCTTGCGCGGCGCGGCGCGATGACGGCCGCAGATTTCGCGGCGGTGCCGCAGCTGTGCCCGACGCCGTCGTGGCTCGAAGCGTCCGGCGCGATCGACCGGCAGCTCGAACGCGTGGGCCTGCAGCGGCACATCGTCGTCACGCTGCCGCACTTCGAACTCGCCGCGCATGCGCTCGTGCGCACCGACATGATCCTCACGACCACGTACCGGCTCGCGCGGCACTATGCGAAGCTGCTGCCGCTCGCCGCGATCGCGCTGCCGACCGAACCGCCGGACATCGTGTACCGGATGACGTGGAACGAATCGGGAGCGTGTGTCGACGGCGTGCGCTGGCTGCGCGGCTTGATCGCGGAAGCGACACGTGCGTGGCTCGATGCCGAGGCGATGCTGCCGGCGGTCGCCGCGGTCGCTGCGGTCGCTGTCAGCACGGATGCGGACGCGCTGACGACCGCGCCGGCTGTCTCCGATACGCCTGAACCCACCCGCCGCACGCGCCGCAAGCAGGCGACGCATTGCCGCGCATCGCACCCTGCTCGTGTCGCGCATGCGGCTCGCATCCACCGTATCGCGACAAAACCGCATTGA
- a CDS encoding AEC family transporter, with amino-acid sequence MSSTIEILLPVFGLIAAGFLCRRRGVLGPAAASELNRFVVWLALPALLFQIMAHASWHQLYQPAFVATFALTCALVFAGVLAWRLFAGRGLADASIDAIAASYPNTGYLGFPLCLLAFGTDSLTPTTIATILVACVLFAGAIVLIEIGLQRDRAPLKLMWKVAGALLRNPLIVAPLAGVGVSAAQVSLAAPVETFLKLLGAAASPCALVSLGLFLAEKRDANGMAPRGSVALTAVKLFVQPALAWWLGVRVFAMPPVLAQIAVVLAALPTGTGPYMLAEFYGREAQVTSRTILLSTLGSIVSLSVLLALARHV; translated from the coding sequence ATGTCATCGACGATCGAGATTCTGTTGCCCGTGTTCGGGCTGATCGCGGCGGGGTTCCTGTGCCGCCGGCGCGGCGTGCTCGGGCCAGCTGCCGCGTCGGAACTCAACCGCTTCGTCGTGTGGCTCGCGCTGCCCGCGCTGCTGTTCCAGATCATGGCGCACGCATCGTGGCACCAGCTGTACCAGCCGGCCTTCGTGGCGACGTTCGCGCTGACTTGCGCGCTCGTGTTCGCCGGCGTGCTCGCGTGGCGCCTGTTCGCGGGGCGGGGGCTCGCCGATGCGAGTATCGACGCGATCGCCGCGTCGTATCCGAACACCGGCTATCTCGGCTTTCCGCTGTGCCTGCTCGCGTTCGGTACCGACAGCCTCACGCCGACCACGATCGCGACCATCCTCGTCGCGTGCGTGCTGTTCGCCGGTGCGATCGTGCTGATCGAGATCGGGCTGCAGCGCGATCGCGCGCCGCTGAAGCTGATGTGGAAGGTGGCCGGTGCGCTGCTGCGCAACCCGCTGATCGTCGCGCCGCTGGCCGGAGTCGGCGTGTCGGCTGCGCAGGTGTCGCTCGCCGCGCCGGTCGAAACGTTCCTGAAGCTGCTCGGCGCGGCTGCGAGCCCGTGTGCACTCGTCAGCCTCGGGCTGTTTCTCGCGGAGAAGCGCGACGCGAACGGCATGGCGCCGCGCGGCAGCGTCGCCCTGACGGCGGTCAAGCTGTTCGTGCAGCCGGCGCTCGCGTGGTGGCTCGGCGTGCGCGTGTTCGCGATGCCGCCCGTGCTCGCGCAGATCGCGGTCGTGCTCGCCGCGCTGCCGACCGGCACCGGGCCGTACATGCTGGCGGAATTCTACGGACGCGAAGCGCAAGTGACGTCGCGCACGATCCTGCTGTCGACGCTCGGGTCGATCGTGTCGTTGTCGGTGCTGCTCGCGCTCGCGCGGCATGTTTGA
- a CDS encoding MFS transporter, producing MSQSSPASRAAAADASRAGARLPAAATLAVASATCSLIVLDTNVVAVSLPSIARSFHASFADIEWVVSAYMTAFAACLLPAGGLADRFGRKRMLFAGLALFFLASLGCGVAPSAGWLIAARAVKGGGAALLLTAALAVIANRFPEGRDRARAWAIWGMCMGVATAIAPLVGGAITQWIGWRWVFLLNLPVCVLLAAGARVAIDESRDPHAKRVDAAGSLLFGAALACAIAALIGAPAHGWLSVATLGRLALAAALLAAFIGAERWQARPMIDLALFRRPRFVGAVLAMFGYAACAQVMMTFLPLYLQNAFGMSAVEAGLGMLPFAFAMIAGPSLGAALAARVSSGGVLAGGLALIGAGNLVTAALTANGDYRLVAIGMFVTGCGAGIMNGDTQKAIMACVPPDRTGMASGISTTTRFSAIVTAVGVLGAVLAASTHARLDALLSATPGLRAFADAPFMSSLLAGDLAQALGRVPPSAAGVLAQAAPVAFASGFADALTVSGVLALAAAVVAYKLLTQPMRDSA from the coding sequence ATGTCCCAGTCTTCACCGGCGTCGCGTGCGGCCGCGGCCGACGCCTCGCGTGCGGGCGCGCGCCTGCCGGCCGCCGCGACGCTTGCGGTCGCGTCCGCGACCTGTTCGCTGATCGTGCTCGACACGAACGTCGTTGCCGTATCGCTGCCGAGCATCGCGCGCAGCTTTCACGCGAGTTTCGCCGACATCGAATGGGTCGTGAGCGCATACATGACCGCGTTCGCCGCGTGCCTGCTGCCGGCCGGCGGGCTCGCCGATCGCTTCGGGCGCAAGCGGATGCTCTTCGCGGGGCTCGCGCTCTTCTTTCTCGCGTCGCTCGGCTGCGGCGTCGCGCCGTCGGCCGGCTGGCTGATCGCCGCGCGCGCGGTGAAGGGCGGCGGCGCCGCGCTGCTGTTGACGGCTGCGCTCGCGGTGATCGCGAACCGTTTTCCGGAAGGGCGCGACCGGGCACGCGCATGGGCGATCTGGGGCATGTGCATGGGCGTCGCGACGGCGATCGCGCCACTCGTCGGCGGCGCGATCACGCAATGGATCGGGTGGCGCTGGGTGTTCCTGCTGAACCTGCCGGTGTGCGTGCTGCTGGCGGCCGGTGCGCGCGTCGCGATCGACGAGTCGAGGGATCCGCATGCGAAGCGCGTGGATGCGGCCGGCAGCCTGCTGTTTGGCGCGGCGCTCGCGTGTGCGATTGCGGCGCTGATCGGCGCGCCGGCGCATGGTTGGCTGTCGGTCGCGACGCTTGGCCGGCTCGCGCTTGCCGCTGCGCTGTTGGCCGCGTTCATCGGCGCGGAGCGCTGGCAGGCGCGGCCGATGATCGATCTCGCGTTGTTCCGCCGGCCGCGCTTCGTCGGCGCGGTGCTCGCGATGTTCGGCTATGCGGCGTGCGCGCAGGTGATGATGACGTTCCTGCCGCTGTACCTGCAGAACGCGTTCGGGATGTCGGCCGTCGAAGCGGGGCTCGGAATGCTGCCGTTCGCGTTCGCGATGATCGCCGGCCCGTCGCTCGGCGCGGCGCTTGCGGCGCGTGTGTCATCGGGCGGCGTGCTGGCGGGCGGACTCGCGCTGATCGGCGCGGGCAACCTCGTCACCGCCGCGCTGACGGCCAACGGCGATTACCGGCTCGTCGCAATCGGCATGTTCGTGACGGGGTGCGGCGCCGGCATCATGAACGGCGACACGCAGAAGGCGATCATGGCGTGCGTCCCGCCGGACCGCACGGGCATGGCGTCGGGCATCAGCACGACGACGCGCTTCTCGGCGATCGTGACGGCCGTCGGCGTGCTCGGCGCGGTGCTGGCGGCGAGCACGCACGCGCGGCTCGACGCGCTGTTGTCCGCCACGCCCGGCCTGCGCGCGTTCGCCGATGCGCCGTTCATGTCGAGCCTGCTGGCCGGCGATCTGGCGCAGGCGCTCGGCCGCGTGCCGCCGTCGGCCGCCGGCGTACTCGCACAGGCGGCGCCTGTCGCATTCGCGAGCGGGTTCGCCGACGCACTGACGGTGAGCGGCGTGCTGGCGCTCGCCGCGGCCGTCGTTGCATACAAGTTGCTTACGCAACCGATGCGTGACAGCGCGTGA
- a CDS encoding LysR family transcriptional regulator — MDRLEFRHVRAFLSVAQHLHFARAAEALDMAPPALTRQIQEAERVLGVRLFHRSRRAVALSAAGEAYLAEASAAFEHLQRGRELAALAERGELGRIEIGYVSSAVYSGTLQRTVGAFRAAHPRIELNLREVPMDDVANQLDAGRLDLAYVRPPLPLPGGLRIVTLQRDVFVAAVPADSRYAETATLRAADLADARFVVPEQERGTLEVARRGRFAPLIAARPGGLLAVLACVSVNGWVAVIPDALARCVSLPGVIYRPIAGKPIVSELALAHRRFEKAPAVRAFLRTVVPAVASTA, encoded by the coding sequence ATGGACCGGCTCGAATTCCGTCACGTGCGCGCGTTCCTGAGCGTCGCGCAACACCTGCATTTCGCCCGCGCGGCCGAAGCGCTCGACATGGCGCCGCCTGCGCTCACGCGACAGATCCAGGAAGCCGAACGCGTGCTCGGCGTACGGCTCTTTCACCGGTCGCGCCGCGCGGTCGCGCTGAGCGCGGCCGGCGAGGCCTATCTCGCCGAAGCCAGCGCCGCGTTCGAGCACCTGCAGCGCGGCCGCGAACTCGCCGCGCTGGCCGAGCGCGGCGAACTCGGCCGGATCGAGATCGGCTACGTATCGTCCGCCGTCTATTCGGGCACGCTGCAGCGCACGGTCGGCGCGTTCCGTGCCGCGCACCCGCGCATCGAGTTGAACCTGCGCGAAGTGCCGATGGACGACGTCGCGAACCAGCTCGACGCGGGCCGGCTCGACCTCGCGTACGTGCGCCCGCCGCTGCCGCTGCCCGGCGGCCTGCGGATCGTCACGCTACAGCGCGACGTGTTCGTCGCGGCCGTGCCGGCCGATTCGCGCTACGCGGAAACGGCAACCCTGCGCGCGGCCGACCTCGCCGACGCGCGCTTCGTGGTGCCGGAACAGGAGCGCGGCACGCTCGAAGTCGCGCGCCGCGGCCGTTTCGCGCCGCTGATCGCCGCACGGCCGGGCGGCTTGCTCGCGGTGCTCGCGTGCGTGTCCGTGAACGGCTGGGTCGCGGTGATTCCCGATGCACTCGCTCGCTGCGTGTCGCTGCCGGGCGTCATCTACCGGCCGATCGCCGGCAAGCCGATCGTGTCGGAACTGGCGCTCGCACACCGGCGCTTCGAAAAGGCGCCGGCCGTACGTGCGTTCCTGCGCACGGTCGTGCCGGCCGTGGCAAGCACCGCCTGA
- a CDS encoding ABC transporter substrate-binding protein: MNASSTAARRRVLQRLAALAAAPLAGGAALPAQAAGADLSGVTLVLGDQAGGLRALAEAARVLDGTPYRFRWANFQGAAPLFEAQRAGAIDLAPAGDLPVLTAALGDPSLRIVATRVGSPASLGIVVQPDSPVRTVADLKGQTVVVSSARGSISQYQLYGALREHGLAPRDVDVRFVLPVDAFAAFEAKRIAIWATFDPYYGHAVRRGARIVRDGSGINSGLAFLTSPIETLNDGAKRAALADVLARLARAGQWALAHPADYANVYASLTRLPPDAATDIAHRAALAQRSLSGADIDVLQRVADRAAADAILPRRVDVASIAIRNVSA; encoded by the coding sequence ATGAATGCTTCTTCCACCGCAGCGCGCCGCCGCGTGCTGCAGCGCCTTGCCGCCCTCGCCGCCGCACCGCTCGCCGGCGGCGCCGCATTGCCCGCCCAAGCGGCCGGCGCCGACCTGTCGGGCGTCACGCTCGTACTCGGCGACCAGGCCGGTGGCCTGCGCGCGCTGGCCGAAGCCGCGCGCGTGCTCGACGGCACGCCCTACCGGTTCCGCTGGGCCAATTTCCAGGGCGCCGCGCCGCTGTTCGAGGCCCAGCGCGCGGGCGCGATCGATCTCGCGCCGGCCGGCGACCTGCCCGTGCTGACGGCCGCGCTCGGCGATCCGTCGCTGCGGATCGTCGCGACGCGCGTCGGCTCGCCGGCGTCGCTCGGCATCGTCGTGCAGCCCGATTCGCCGGTCCGCACCGTCGCCGACCTGAAAGGCCAAACCGTCGTCGTGTCGTCCGCGCGCGGCAGCATCTCGCAATACCAGCTGTACGGTGCGCTGCGCGAGCACGGCCTTGCGCCGCGCGACGTCGACGTGCGCTTCGTGCTGCCCGTCGACGCGTTCGCCGCGTTCGAAGCGAAACGGATCGCCATCTGGGCGACGTTCGACCCGTACTACGGGCATGCGGTGCGACGCGGCGCGCGCATCGTCCGGGACGGCAGCGGGATCAATTCGGGGCTCGCGTTCCTCACGTCGCCGATCGAGACGCTGAACGACGGCGCGAAACGCGCAGCGCTCGCGGACGTGCTTGCGCGGCTCGCCCGCGCGGGACAATGGGCGCTGGCGCACCCGGCCGACTACGCGAACGTCTATGCGTCGCTCACGCGCCTGCCGCCCGACGCGGCGACCGACATCGCGCACCGGGCCGCGCTCGCGCAGCGCAGCCTCAGCGGCGCCGACATCGACGTGCTGCAGCGCGTGGCCGACCGCGCAGCGGCGGATGCGATCCTGCCGCGTCGCGTCGACGTCGCGTCGATCGCGATCCGGAACGTGTCTGCCTGA
- a CDS encoding phage protein NinX family protein, whose amino-acid sequence MQVQDLTGAPLDYWVAMAVDLGAPRVYASGCSAIRERDGAPVPFAPSSSWADGGPIVERLPFAAFERDGGRGEWRAVLHRAVPAAGERCTFNQSGPTLLIAAMRTLVASTFGDDVPDLDMSRPR is encoded by the coding sequence ATGCAAGTCCAGGACCTGACAGGCGCGCCACTCGACTACTGGGTGGCGATGGCGGTAGACCTCGGTGCGCCACGCGTCTACGCATCGGGATGCAGCGCGATCCGCGAACGCGATGGCGCGCCGGTGCCGTTCGCGCCGTCGTCGTCGTGGGCTGACGGCGGCCCGATCGTCGAGCGGCTGCCGTTCGCCGCGTTCGAGCGCGACGGCGGGCGCGGCGAATGGCGCGCCGTGCTGCACCGGGCCGTGCCGGCTGCCGGCGAGCGCTGCACGTTCAACCAGTCGGGGCCGACGCTGCTGATTGCCGCGATGCGCACGCTCGTGGCGTCGACGTTCGGCGACGACGTGCCGGATCTCGACATGTCGCGGCCACGCTGA
- a CDS encoding ABC transporter substrate-binding protein, whose protein sequence is MLPLRLLRSLLIASLIALPAAAAHADKPAIIRIGVAQQGAGDPPTFGGSSAATVQLQQLVEKEFAADGIKVQWLFFKGAGPAVNEAIVNKALDFAYQGDLPAVLARSNGIKTRLLLAASVRSGIKIAVPPDSTIRSIKDLKERRVSIFRGTNLQLVADNALAKNGLGERDLRVINLDSASSLAALASKGIDASVGDYQLYKLRDAGLARIIYESQNDGPQLTRQTHLLVLDDFERAHPDIVQRVVTAYVKGAQWSSDEANRDALFKLWAKSGVPYASWQADYANQRLKDRLSPLIDPFVIARYKAVAQDALNLKLIRQPVDVDGWFEPKYLDNALRTLKLEHYWQRYDAAGKPLS, encoded by the coding sequence ATGCTTCCACTGCGCCTGCTGCGATCGCTGCTGATCGCGTCCCTCATTGCGTTGCCGGCCGCCGCCGCGCATGCCGACAAGCCCGCCATCATCCGCATCGGCGTCGCCCAGCAAGGCGCCGGCGATCCGCCGACCTTCGGCGGATCGAGCGCCGCCACCGTGCAGCTGCAGCAGCTGGTTGAAAAGGAATTCGCCGCCGACGGCATCAAGGTGCAGTGGCTGTTCTTCAAGGGTGCGGGGCCGGCCGTCAACGAGGCGATCGTCAACAAGGCGCTCGACTTCGCGTACCAGGGCGACCTGCCTGCCGTGCTCGCCCGTTCGAACGGGATCAAGACGCGCCTGCTGCTCGCCGCCAGCGTACGCTCGGGAATCAAGATCGCGGTGCCGCCCGACTCGACGATCCGTTCGATCAAGGACCTGAAAGAGCGCCGCGTGTCGATCTTTCGCGGGACCAACCTGCAACTCGTCGCCGACAACGCGCTCGCGAAGAACGGCCTCGGCGAACGCGACCTGCGCGTGATCAACCTCGACTCCGCCAGCTCGCTCGCCGCGCTCGCGTCGAAAGGCATCGACGCGTCGGTCGGCGACTACCAGCTGTACAAGCTGCGCGACGCGGGGCTCGCCAGGATCATCTACGAATCGCAGAACGACGGCCCGCAGTTGACGCGGCAGACCCACCTGCTCGTACTCGACGATTTCGAGCGCGCACACCCGGACATCGTGCAGCGCGTCGTCACCGCGTATGTGAAAGGCGCGCAATGGTCGTCCGACGAGGCGAACCGCGATGCGCTGTTCAAGCTGTGGGCGAAGAGCGGCGTGCCGTATGCGTCGTGGCAGGCCGACTATGCGAACCAGCGGCTGAAGGATCGGCTTTCCCCGCTGATCGACCCGTTCGTCATCGCACGCTACAAGGCCGTCGCGCAGGACGCACTGAACCTGAAGCTGATCCGGCAGCCGGTCGACGTGGACGGCTGGTTCGAGCCGAAGTATCTCGACAACGCGCTGCGCACGCTGAAGCTCGAACACTACTGGCAGCGTTACGACGCGGCCGGCAAACCCCTTTCCTGA
- a CDS encoding ABC transporter permease: MSDTAFSIPSSERHALATPPRRAAVVTRLAWQLAPWVLPALLFALWTVGSARGWIAPQILPPPERVYESLADLATSGDLARHTLISLQRVLVGFAAGTLLGFSIGVALGLSRTLEAYVLPSFNALVQIPVLGWLPFLLLLVGVGEPLKYLLIAHAALVPVTLSTLQGFRQTPPALDEVARVFGYTRRQRIVHVVLPAAIPTLATGVRLAFTKSWLALVVVELVASSEGLGYLIVYGRQLFQLDLVMAAVVVVGAVGLLINRLLDALEARLRRGVPSAFRG; encoded by the coding sequence ATGAGCGACACCGCGTTTTCGATTCCGTCGTCCGAGCGTCATGCGCTCGCCACGCCGCCGCGCCGTGCGGCAGTCGTGACGCGGCTCGCGTGGCAGCTCGCGCCCTGGGTGCTGCCCGCACTGCTGTTCGCGCTGTGGACGGTCGGCAGCGCGCGCGGCTGGATCGCGCCGCAGATCCTGCCACCGCCCGAACGCGTGTACGAATCGCTCGCGGACCTCGCGACAAGCGGCGACCTCGCGCGCCACACGCTGATCAGCCTGCAACGCGTGCTGGTCGGCTTTGCGGCCGGTACGCTGCTCGGCTTTTCAATCGGCGTCGCGCTCGGCCTGTCGCGCACGCTGGAAGCCTATGTACTACCAAGCTTCAACGCGCTCGTGCAGATTCCGGTGCTCGGCTGGCTGCCGTTCCTGCTGCTGCTCGTCGGCGTCGGCGAACCGCTGAAATACCTGCTGATCGCGCATGCGGCACTCGTCCCCGTCACGCTGAGCACGTTGCAGGGATTCCGCCAGACGCCACCCGCGCTCGACGAAGTTGCACGCGTGTTCGGCTATACGCGCCGGCAACGCATCGTCCACGTCGTGCTGCCGGCCGCGATCCCGACGCTTGCGACCGGCGTACGGCTCGCCTTCACGAAATCGTGGCTCGCGCTCGTCGTCGTCGAGCTCGTCGCGTCGTCCGAGGGGCTCGGCTACCTGATCGTGTACGGGCGGCAACTGTTCCAGCTCGACCTCGTGATGGCGGCCGTGGTCGTGGTCGGCGCGGTCGGCCTGCTGATCAACCGGCTGCTCGATGCACTCGAAGCACGCCTGCGCCGCGGCGTACCGTCCGCGTTTCGCGGCTGA